A region of Diospyros lotus cultivar Yz01 chromosome 3, ASM1463336v1, whole genome shotgun sequence DNA encodes the following proteins:
- the LOC127798465 gene encoding uncharacterized protein LOC127798465 isoform X1, which yields MPMPMPILFISLAPKLFHMAVHLSSSLSSFTRSHSFISFPSPFLIPSWLPKSAPARRKSPGLVCRSSRDDGDEDYLLDAPVSVGDGFSFCGGKYSDEPSPADEWFKRGKLVEAHPVLDSGGKAKDPIFGLTMGGGSQAPDEFFRWFCVESGSTNNPSIILIHGFPSQAYSYRKVLPILSKDYHAIGFDWLGFGFSDKPQPGYGFDYTLTEYVSSLESLINELAPNKVSLVAQGYFSPVVVKYASSHQEKLNNVILLNPPLTEKHANLPSTLSIFSNFLLGEIFSQDPLRASDKALTSCGPYKMKEDDAMVYRRPYLTSGSSGFALNAISRAMKKELKAYVEQMRMMLTDKNWKVQTTICWGQRDRWLSYDGVQDFCEASKHRLVELPTAGHHVQEDCGEELGQIISGIISKRS from the exons TCATTCACTCGTTCCCAcagtttcatttcttttccGTCCCCGTTTCTGATTCCCAGTTGGTTGCCGAAATCAGCGCCTGCGAGGAGAAAATCTCCGGGACTCGTTTGTCGATCGAGCAGAGACGACGGCGATGAG GATTATCTGCTGGACGCTCCTGTTTCGGTTGGCGACGGCTTTTCTTTCTGTGGAG GGAAGTACTCAGATGAGCCGAGCCCTGCCGATGAGTGGTTCAAGAGAGGGAAGCTT GTGGAAGCTCATCCTGTTTTGGACTCTGGTGGGAAGGCAAAAGATCCAATTTTTGGTCTTACAATGGGTGGTGGTTCTCAGGCCCCAGATGAGTTTTTCAG ATGGTTCTGCGTTGAAAGTGGAAGCACCAACAATCCTTCAATTATATTAATTCATGGGTTCCCCTCACAG GCATATTCTTATCGGAAAGTTCTTCCTATTCTCTCTAAGGACTATCATGCCATTGGTTTTGATTGGCTAG GTTTTGGGTTTTCAGACAAGCCTCAGCCTGGATATGGCTTTGACTACACATTGACCG AATATGTCTCATCCTTGGAGTCTCTTATCAATGAACTTGCTCCCAACAAGGTTTCACTTGTTGCCCAG GGCTATTTTTCACCAGTCGTTGTCAAATATGCTAGCAGTCATCAGGAAAAGCTCAACAATGTTATCCTTCTCAATCCCCCT CTAACAGAGAAACATGCAAACCTGCCATCAACATTGTCCATATTCAGCAACTTTTTGTTAGGTGAAATTTTTTCACAG GATCCTCTAAGGGCTAGCGATAAAGCCTTGACAAGCTGCGGTCCTTACAAAATGAAAGAAGATGATGCAATGGTTTACAGAAGACCTTACCTCACGTCTGGTTCCTCAGGGTTTGCACTTAATGCGATTAGTAGGGCAATGAAGAAGGAACTTAAG GCCTATGTTGAACAGATGAGAATGATGCTTACGGATAAAAATTGGAAAGTTCAAACCACAATATGCTGGGGCCAAAGAGATCGCTGGTTAAGCTATGATGGAGTCCAAGATTTTTGTGAAGCTTCGAAGCATCGACTTGTGGAACTTCCTACG GCAGGGCATCATGTACAGGAGGATTGTGGTGAAGAGCTAGGACAAATTATTTCTGGAATCATCAGCAAAAGGAGTTAA
- the LOC127798465 gene encoding uncharacterized protein LOC127798465 isoform X2 produces MPMPMPILFISLAPKLFHMAVHLSSSLSSFTRSHSFISFPSPFLIPSWLPKSAPARRKSPGLVCRSSRDDGDEDYLLDAPVSVGDGFSFCGGKYSDEPSPADEWFKRGKLVEAHPVLDSGGKAKDPIFGLTMGGGSQAPDEFFRWFCVESGSTNNPSIILIHGFPSQAYSYRKVLPILSKDYHAIGFDWLGFGFSDKPQPGYGFDYTLTEYVSSLESLINELAPNKVSLVAQGYFSPVVVKYASSHQEKLNNVILLNPPLTEKHANLPSTLSIFSNFLLGEIFSQDPLRASDKALTSCGPYKMKEDDAMVYRRPYLTSGSSGFALNAISRAMKKELKVRETGIWLDAMSSFLRNQHAFFQGLC; encoded by the exons TCATTCACTCGTTCCCAcagtttcatttcttttccGTCCCCGTTTCTGATTCCCAGTTGGTTGCCGAAATCAGCGCCTGCGAGGAGAAAATCTCCGGGACTCGTTTGTCGATCGAGCAGAGACGACGGCGATGAG GATTATCTGCTGGACGCTCCTGTTTCGGTTGGCGACGGCTTTTCTTTCTGTGGAG GGAAGTACTCAGATGAGCCGAGCCCTGCCGATGAGTGGTTCAAGAGAGGGAAGCTT GTGGAAGCTCATCCTGTTTTGGACTCTGGTGGGAAGGCAAAAGATCCAATTTTTGGTCTTACAATGGGTGGTGGTTCTCAGGCCCCAGATGAGTTTTTCAG ATGGTTCTGCGTTGAAAGTGGAAGCACCAACAATCCTTCAATTATATTAATTCATGGGTTCCCCTCACAG GCATATTCTTATCGGAAAGTTCTTCCTATTCTCTCTAAGGACTATCATGCCATTGGTTTTGATTGGCTAG GTTTTGGGTTTTCAGACAAGCCTCAGCCTGGATATGGCTTTGACTACACATTGACCG AATATGTCTCATCCTTGGAGTCTCTTATCAATGAACTTGCTCCCAACAAGGTTTCACTTGTTGCCCAG GGCTATTTTTCACCAGTCGTTGTCAAATATGCTAGCAGTCATCAGGAAAAGCTCAACAATGTTATCCTTCTCAATCCCCCT CTAACAGAGAAACATGCAAACCTGCCATCAACATTGTCCATATTCAGCAACTTTTTGTTAGGTGAAATTTTTTCACAG GATCCTCTAAGGGCTAGCGATAAAGCCTTGACAAGCTGCGGTCCTTACAAAATGAAAGAAGATGATGCAATGGTTTACAGAAGACCTTACCTCACGTCTGGTTCCTCAGGGTTTGCACTTAATGCGATTAGTAGGGCAATGAAGAAGGAACTTAAG GTCAGAGAAACAGGAATTTGGCTAGATGCTATGAGTTCTTTTCTAAGGAACCAGCATGCATTCTTTCAAG GCCTATGTTGA